A single region of the Saprospiraceae bacterium genome encodes:
- a CDS encoding energy transducer TonB has product MLVLDVTITGGQLGAFTGAMVLGIAALIFIMRYIYSGRSSSGLADKYEGQSSSAMLKGRNKYPEADVFKLSGTFFNLGMVVAVGLTVLAFGWTQFDKSIDVSQYMDTLEEDIEIEPPRTAEPPPPPPPPPPPVIQEVPEEELIEEDEPEFVDNSISEETAVERPDPVVDAPPPPPPPPPPPPEPEVEEIFKVVEQMPRFPGCENEAGGEAAKKQCADKKMLEFIYKNIKYPAIARENGVEGTCVIQFVVEKDGTVTDAKVVRDIGAQCGGEALRVVNMMNSENIKWTPGKQRGRPVRVQFNLPVRFKLE; this is encoded by the coding sequence ATGTTAGTGCTTGACGTGACAATCACAGGTGGTCAGTTAGGAGCTTTTACTGGAGCGATGGTCCTTGGGATCGCTGCATTGATTTTCATCATGCGGTATATCTACTCTGGTAGGTCTTCTAGCGGGTTGGCTGACAAATACGAGGGCCAGTCCAGTAGCGCTATGCTTAAAGGTAGAAATAAGTATCCAGAAGCTGATGTATTCAAGCTAAGTGGTACCTTTTTCAACCTTGGTATGGTCGTTGCTGTAGGCTTAACAGTATTGGCATTTGGGTGGACACAGTTCGATAAATCAATTGATGTGAGCCAATATATGGACACATTAGAGGAGGACATTGAGATTGAGCCTCCTCGGACTGCTGAACCCCCTCCGCCGCCACCGCCGCCGCCACCACCTGTTATCCAGGAGGTGCCCGAGGAAGAGCTTATCGAAGAAGATGAGCCCGAATTTGTGGACAATAGTATTTCCGAGGAAACTGCCGTCGAACGGCCTGATCCCGTTGTAGACGCTCCTCCGCCGCCCCCTCCTCCGCCACCGCCGCCACCAGAGCCTGAAGTGGAAGAGATTTTCAAAGTAGTGGAACAAATGCCTCGTTTCCCAGGTTGTGAAAACGAAGCAGGTGGTGAAGCTGCTAAGAAACAATGTGCAGATAAAAAGATGTTGGAGTTTATTTACAAAAACATCAAATATCCTGCTATTGCTCGCGAAAACGGTGTTGAAGGAACTTGTGTAATCCAATTCGTAGTAGAAAAAGATGGTACCGTAACGGATGCCAAAGTTGTTCGCGATATTGGTGCGCAGTGTGGTGGAGAAGCCTTACGAGTAGTCAACATGATGAATTCAGAAAACATCAAGTGGACACCTGGTAAGCAGCGTGGACGACCTGTAAGGGTGCAGTTCAACTTGCCTGTTCGTTTCAAACTTGAGTAG
- the gcvH gene encoding glycine cleavage system protein GcvH → MDFPSDLKYTEEHEWVRIEDGNIAVVGITDFAQKELDELVYVEVETVGEKLDKDDVFGTVEAVKTTSELFMPVSGIVLEFNSKLDESDGDEPTLVNESPYDEGWIIKIEMSDPEELNDLMDAEAYKALVSA, encoded by the coding sequence ATGGATTTTCCTAGTGATCTAAAATATACTGAAGAACACGAATGGGTTAGAATAGAAGATGGCAATATAGCTGTCGTCGGCATTACCGATTTCGCTCAAAAAGAATTAGATGAATTGGTGTATGTTGAAGTCGAAACAGTTGGGGAAAAACTGGATAAAGATGATGTTTTTGGTACGGTCGAGGCGGTTAAGACGACTTCGGAATTATTTATGCCTGTTAGTGGTATCGTTCTTGAATTTAATTCAAAACTTGACGAAAGTGATGGCGATGAGCCCACACTTGTTAATGAATCTCCATACGACGAGGGCTGGATCATTAAAATAGAGATGAGTGATCCTGAAGAATTAAATGATTTGATGGATGCTGAGGCTTACAAGGCCTTAGTGAGTGCATGA